One stretch of Hydrogenovibrio kuenenii DSM 12350 DNA includes these proteins:
- a CDS encoding ABC transporter permease: MSETTTTPMMVSVVNQATSAFRQLPVWAQNVSFSTFGMAILLFLWWLGGIWIASNPDTESFASFAPAPAFEALYELVASGEIWQTIWSSLYRILVGLFWAILLGVPAGIIIGYFSTIRQIANMPFQLLRMISPLAWMPIAVLVYATWDNAIIFLITIAAVWPIIFGTAHGVQRIDPLWFKVAKNLGADGYQMLMRVIMPAIAQDVFAGIRLAVGVAWVVLVPAEYLGVTSGLGYAINDARDTLDYAKLAAVVVVIGIIGYMLDSIAARLIKLYSWRME, encoded by the coding sequence GTGAGTGAAACAACTACAACACCAATGATGGTTTCAGTAGTCAATCAAGCCACGTCGGCTTTCCGGCAGCTACCGGTTTGGGCGCAGAATGTCAGTTTTTCGACCTTCGGTATGGCGATACTACTGTTTTTATGGTGGCTTGGAGGCATCTGGATTGCCTCCAACCCAGATACGGAATCTTTTGCCAGTTTTGCACCTGCGCCAGCATTCGAAGCACTTTATGAGCTGGTAGCAAGTGGTGAAATCTGGCAAACAATCTGGTCAAGTTTGTACCGTATTCTTGTCGGACTCTTTTGGGCGATTTTACTAGGTGTACCTGCAGGCATCATTATTGGTTATTTTTCTACTATTAGACAAATCGCCAATATGCCATTTCAGCTATTGCGAATGATCAGTCCGTTGGCTTGGATGCCAATCGCAGTATTGGTCTATGCAACTTGGGACAATGCCATTATCTTCCTGATCACCATCGCTGCAGTATGGCCGATTATTTTTGGTACAGCCCACGGGGTGCAACGTATTGATCCACTTTGGTTCAAGGTTGCGAAAAACCTTGGCGCAGACGGTTATCAGATGTTGATGCGTGTGATTATGCCGGCAATTGCCCAAGACGTTTTCGCTGGTATCAGATTAGCAGTAGGGGTTGCATGGGTTGTATTAGTGCCTGCCGAGTACCTTGGGGTTACCAGCGGGCTGGGCTATGCCATCAACGATGCACGTGATACACTTGATTATGCCAAGCTAGCCGCTGTCGTTGTTGTCATCGGTATCATCGGATACATGTTGGACAGCATCGCGGCAAGGCTCATCAAACTCTACAGCTGGCGCATGGAATAA
- a CDS encoding acyl-CoA dehydrogenase family protein, with the protein MIQQIVKDVLKPKVIDIDHGLYTTEVLEKLGKAGAFRHHIASQNNGTVDVFGSIQDMATVSRECMTTGFMMWAQDVCTWYIENSENDWLKQEILPKMVDGDYFGATALSNPMKYFAGIEELKLSAEEVEDGYIINGTLPWVSNLLEKSDKHFFGSIFHVHDSEGNTKDVMGLIPCNLDGLTMKQMVEFAGMEGSGTYSLLFDNAFLPKKYLLADPIKPYLEKIKAGFILLQTGMAVGVIQGSIDEMRKADMTLHEINEYLDDRPEELEEELEEAIELIQALAEEPFTPGTDYMKQVLEARLLGAEFCKRSADAVMQHCGAKGYIVDAPAQRKQREAYFVIIVTPSIKHLRKEIARLEA; encoded by the coding sequence ATGATTCAACAAATAGTTAAAGATGTTTTAAAGCCAAAGGTCATTGATATCGACCACGGTCTTTATACGACAGAAGTATTGGAAAAACTGGGTAAGGCGGGTGCTTTTAGACATCATATCGCTTCGCAGAACAACGGTACGGTCGATGTGTTCGGCTCTATTCAGGATATGGCGACAGTATCACGCGAGTGTATGACGACTGGCTTCATGATGTGGGCGCAGGATGTCTGTACTTGGTACATTGAAAACTCTGAAAATGACTGGCTGAAACAAGAGATTTTGCCAAAGATGGTCGATGGTGATTATTTCGGCGCAACGGCTTTGTCTAATCCGATGAAGTATTTTGCGGGTATTGAAGAGTTGAAGCTATCTGCGGAAGAAGTAGAAGATGGGTATATCATCAATGGGACTTTGCCTTGGGTATCCAACCTTTTAGAGAAAAGCGACAAACACTTTTTCGGTTCTATTTTCCATGTGCACGATTCAGAAGGCAACACGAAAGATGTGATGGGGCTGATTCCTTGTAACTTGGATGGTTTGACCATGAAACAGATGGTGGAGTTCGCGGGTATGGAAGGGTCTGGTACTTATTCCCTGCTGTTCGACAACGCGTTCCTACCGAAAAAATATCTATTGGCTGACCCAATCAAACCTTATCTGGAAAAGATCAAAGCCGGATTCATCTTGTTACAAACAGGGATGGCTGTCGGTGTGATTCAAGGTTCCATTGATGAGATGCGCAAAGCAGATATGACCCTTCATGAAATCAATGAATATTTGGATGACCGTCCAGAAGAGTTGGAAGAGGAGCTGGAAGAAGCGATTGAGTTGATACAGGCCTTGGCGGAAGAACCATTTACACCAGGCACAGACTATATGAAACAAGTGCTAGAAGCACGTTTGCTGGGTGCGGAATTCTGTAAGCGTAGCGCCGATGCGGTGATGCAGCATTGCGGTGCCAAAGGTTATATTGTCGATGCGCCGGCACAGCGTAAACAAAGAGAAGCCTACTTTGTGATTATCGTGACCCCTTCCATCAAACATTTGCGTAAAGAAATTGCTCGTTTGGAAGCATAA
- a CDS encoding sigma-54-dependent Fis family transcriptional regulator: MTTKLQEFDIANDSEFVVIQEAAQQIEHANDPDFAIYNILSICSRLMGLNRGRVFLHDQEAENLYAAYGYGLTQDEIERSRFGSKEGITGKVMHLGRAVVVPDIDEETDYLFRTVDRETLPQEPVSFLAVPIIRKNERIGVLAFNRLKNRKRSFDRDLSFLKILSLFIGEILAVHQMLERQTLILKQENEQLRSVALGQGSQYGIIGESPLLLQALDKASRAANTPVTVMLKGESGTGKEKFSRMIHRASNRKDNPFIAINCAAIPAELLEAELFGYEKGSFTGATQQKKGKFELANHGTLFLDEIGDLDFALQAKLLRLLEDKAVTRIGGTQDIPIDVRVIVASHKDLYKSVNEGSFRLDLFYRFNVFPIELPALRDRHGDIRTLIRHFLNQTNQDYLTNAILEPEAITFLETYSWPGNIRQLENVIKRSVLLAEDDKFVTLGLVQKIIHEESAITHNTSLSSPTLVTETAVNAVPQSIASNWEAPARNGTNGGFTAYPSDDERMENWQGNDGKRAYWKVSDDEKENLMMALKQARGNKTRAAMLLNMTPRQFSYRMSKLGIDM, translated from the coding sequence ATGACGACAAAACTACAAGAATTCGATATAGCCAACGACTCCGAGTTTGTCGTTATTCAAGAAGCGGCTCAACAGATTGAGCATGCCAATGACCCCGATTTCGCAATATACAATATTTTGAGTATTTGTTCTCGCCTAATGGGTCTTAATCGTGGTCGAGTGTTCTTACATGATCAAGAGGCTGAAAACCTTTATGCCGCTTACGGTTATGGACTGACGCAAGATGAAATCGAGCGCAGCCGCTTTGGCTCGAAAGAAGGGATTACCGGGAAGGTCATGCACCTGGGGCGTGCCGTGGTCGTACCCGATATTGACGAAGAGACCGACTACCTTTTCCGTACGGTTGATCGTGAAACACTCCCTCAAGAGCCTGTTTCCTTCTTGGCGGTGCCGATTATCCGAAAGAACGAACGTATTGGCGTATTGGCGTTCAACCGCCTGAAAAACCGTAAACGTTCTTTTGACCGCGACTTGAGCTTTTTGAAAATTCTTTCCTTATTCATCGGTGAGATTCTTGCAGTTCATCAAATGCTGGAGCGCCAAACTCTCATTCTCAAACAAGAAAACGAGCAATTGCGAAGCGTCGCCCTTGGGCAAGGTAGCCAATACGGCATTATCGGTGAAAGCCCGTTATTGCTTCAGGCATTGGATAAAGCTTCTCGTGCTGCCAACACACCGGTAACCGTCATGTTAAAAGGGGAATCTGGAACGGGGAAAGAGAAATTCTCTCGTATGATTCACCGTGCCAGCAACCGTAAAGACAATCCGTTTATCGCCATCAACTGTGCCGCGATTCCGGCCGAGCTACTTGAAGCTGAGTTATTCGGTTATGAAAAAGGCAGTTTCACGGGCGCGACCCAACAGAAAAAAGGAAAGTTTGAGTTGGCCAACCACGGTACGCTATTTCTCGATGAGATCGGGGACTTGGACTTTGCTTTGCAAGCCAAATTGTTACGACTACTCGAAGATAAAGCCGTCACTCGTATTGGCGGCACACAGGATATTCCAATAGACGTTCGTGTTATCGTCGCATCACACAAAGACCTTTATAAGTCGGTCAACGAAGGTTCATTCCGTCTCGATTTATTCTATCGATTCAACGTATTCCCAATTGAACTGCCTGCGCTACGCGACCGTCACGGCGACATTCGCACTCTGATCAGACATTTCTTAAACCAGACAAACCAAGACTATCTGACCAATGCGATTCTCGAACCGGAAGCCATAACCTTCCTAGAGACCTACTCTTGGCCAGGAAACATTCGCCAACTTGAAAACGTCATCAAACGTAGCGTTTTGTTGGCTGAAGACGATAAATTCGTCACTTTGGGGCTGGTACAGAAAATCATTCACGAAGAAAGCGCGATTACACACAATACCTCGCTGTCATCACCAACGCTGGTGACAGAGACCGCGGTTAACGCTGTACCTCAGAGCATTGCCTCAAACTGGGAAGCGCCTGCCAGAAACGGGACCAACGGTGGATTCACCGCTTATCCTAGCGATGACGAGCGAATGGAAAACTGGCAAGGCAATGATGGTAAACGCGCTTACTGGAAGGTTTCGGATGATGAAAAGGAAAACCTGATGATGGCGTTGAAGCAAGCTCGCGGCAACAAAACCCGCGCAGCAATGTTACTGAATATGACCCCAAGGCAGTTCAGCTACCGTATGAGTAAGCTCGGCATTGATATGTAA
- a CDS encoding ABC transporter substrate-binding protein: MCHLCEWNDKDSNDYVFNPVKGRREFILDSMATAGGLAAAMSLPNTAFANMEMPEDEVVRIGYIPITDASALLVAHAMGFFEDEGLKVAKPTLIRGWSPLIEGFAAKKFNLVHFLKPIPIWMRYNNNFPVKITGWAHTNGSGVVVGKHTGIEDFKGLAGKQVAVPYWYSMHNIVLQMALKNAGLEPVIQDQTDKLKPNQVNLQIMPPPDMPTALAARKIDAYIVAEPFNAAGEMLAGAKMIRFTGDIWENHPCCVVCMHEEHTEKKKVWSQKVMNAVVRGAMYAQENKEEVAKMLSREGKRYLPMKAKVVLKAMTDYSTTEYAHPDAIHHPDWGVGRIDFNPWPYPSATEFIVDHLKTTLVAGDTTFLQKLDSKFVAKDLVNYEYVKNAMDKFGAWDKVEGVNPAHPTTREEVFKL, encoded by the coding sequence ATGTGTCATTTATGTGAATGGAACGATAAAGACTCGAATGATTATGTATTTAACCCTGTAAAAGGTCGCCGTGAATTTATTCTAGATTCCATGGCAACTGCTGGGGGGTTAGCCGCTGCGATGTCTCTTCCGAATACGGCATTTGCCAATATGGAAATGCCTGAAGACGAAGTTGTACGAATCGGTTACATCCCGATTACCGATGCCAGTGCGCTTTTGGTCGCACACGCGATGGGCTTTTTCGAAGACGAAGGCCTAAAAGTCGCTAAACCAACTTTGATTCGCGGTTGGTCGCCATTGATCGAAGGTTTCGCTGCCAAAAAATTCAACTTGGTTCACTTCCTGAAGCCGATTCCAATCTGGATGCGCTATAACAACAACTTCCCGGTCAAAATCACCGGTTGGGCGCACACTAATGGTTCTGGTGTTGTGGTCGGTAAACATACCGGCATCGAAGACTTCAAAGGCTTAGCAGGCAAACAAGTAGCAGTTCCTTACTGGTATTCCATGCACAATATCGTGTTACAGATGGCATTGAAAAATGCAGGATTGGAACCTGTGATTCAGGATCAAACGGATAAGCTAAAACCGAACCAGGTTAACCTACAAATCATGCCGCCACCAGATATGCCAACCGCTTTGGCTGCAAGAAAAATCGACGCCTATATCGTGGCAGAACCATTCAATGCCGCTGGTGAAATGCTGGCCGGTGCGAAAATGATTCGTTTTACTGGCGATATCTGGGAAAACCATCCTTGTTGCGTTGTCTGTATGCACGAAGAACATACAGAAAAGAAAAAAGTATGGTCACAAAAAGTGATGAATGCCGTAGTTAGAGGCGCTATGTACGCTCAGGAAAACAAAGAAGAAGTCGCCAAAATGCTCTCACGTGAAGGTAAACGTTACTTGCCGATGAAAGCAAAAGTGGTATTGAAAGCGATGACTGACTACTCAACAACAGAATATGCGCATCCAGATGCCATTCATCATCCAGACTGGGGTGTTGGTCGTATCGACTTCAACCCATGGCCATATCCTTCTGCGACAGAATTCATTGTAGATCACCTGAAAACAACTTTGGTTGCTGGGGACACCACTTTCCTACAGAAGCTTGATAGTAAATTTGTAGCGAAAGACTTGGTCAACTACGAATATGTAAAAAATGCGATGGATAAATTCGGTGCATGGGATAAAGTCGAAGGCGTTAACCCTGCTCATCCAACAACACGTGAAGAGGTATTCAAGCTGTGA
- a CDS encoding OsmC family protein has product MAEVYIPSCLRPIDNDGLKQLGEQGKAAPDTIKTLKSKTVLEGQFKNLNYIRDLPAIVVDEPPGLLGEDTAPNPSEMALLSLGSCLSVGVQANATARGINLTKLEISLEGDINITAVWGTGDVDPDKLLGVREVRAFFDIEADCSAEELEDLVQHATKWSPVANTYMNKVPVTPSLVK; this is encoded by the coding sequence ATGGCTGAAGTATATATTCCATCTTGTTTAAGACCGATTGATAACGACGGTTTGAAGCAATTGGGTGAGCAAGGAAAAGCAGCACCAGACACAATCAAGACCCTTAAATCTAAAACGGTTTTAGAAGGTCAGTTTAAAAACTTGAACTATATCCGTGACCTTCCTGCGATTGTCGTGGATGAGCCACCTGGATTGTTGGGTGAAGATACTGCACCAAACCCATCTGAAATGGCGTTGTTGTCTTTGGGTTCATGTTTGTCAGTTGGTGTTCAGGCAAACGCAACGGCACGTGGTATCAACCTGACTAAATTGGAAATCTCATTGGAAGGTGACATCAATATCACTGCGGTATGGGGAACGGGTGATGTCGACCCTGACAAATTGTTGGGTGTTCGTGAAGTGCGCGCATTCTTTGATATCGAAGCTGACTGTTCGGCAGAAGAGCTAGAAGATTTGGTTCAACACGCAACCAAATGGTCGCCAGTTGCGAATACTTATATGAATAAGGTTCCAGTAACTCCAAGTCTGGTGAAGTAA
- a CDS encoding FAD-dependent oxidoreductase encodes MSEPFRKYICKTCGLIYDEAEGDPDSGLAPGTRFEDIPDDWYCPLCLVSKSDFVLIDDAPKPKSDVARPKSKVGGKESIVIIGAGYAGWTVAEKIKQELPDADVSIVTGCDGSVYPKPAISMAMSQGRDAKDLVEFSGEEKAGELGIGIKTRAKVMSVNTKRNRLMTTSGSINYSKLILATGASAIKPMLSGDAVSDVMTINDLAAYKRFRSAIADKKHITLLGGGLIAVEMAEDLISQDYQVTLLVRGDTLMRNLLPSQLSTKLAEALINKQIEIVYEAQLEAIDHDGDAYALSLDDGSKLATDLLVAAIGLKPNIDLAKKAGLDVSRGILVNHQLQTSNEDIYAIGDCIEIDGELQAFLEPIRREAETIAKHIAGDASAEFKVVPPLVKTKTPSLSIITCPPLKKDAHGDWSIVSNDETSSEVSYLVEEQVKGFALSGDKVNQAAKLYKALSA; translated from the coding sequence ATGTCAGAGCCATTTCGTAAATATATTTGTAAAACCTGCGGTTTGATATACGACGAAGCCGAAGGCGATCCAGATAGCGGATTGGCTCCGGGCACGCGGTTTGAAGACATTCCCGATGATTGGTACTGCCCGCTATGTTTGGTGTCAAAGTCAGATTTCGTATTGATTGATGATGCACCGAAACCGAAATCGGATGTCGCAAGACCTAAGTCGAAAGTCGGCGGTAAAGAAAGTATCGTCATCATTGGTGCAGGATATGCTGGTTGGACGGTTGCCGAAAAAATCAAACAAGAATTGCCCGATGCGGATGTCAGTATCGTCACTGGATGCGATGGATCGGTTTATCCAAAACCGGCGATTTCCATGGCCATGTCTCAGGGGCGTGACGCGAAGGATTTAGTAGAGTTTTCCGGTGAGGAAAAAGCTGGTGAACTGGGCATTGGGATTAAAACCCGCGCCAAAGTAATGAGCGTCAATACCAAACGTAATCGTCTAATGACCACCAGCGGCAGTATCAACTACAGTAAATTGATTCTGGCAACAGGTGCCAGTGCCATTAAGCCGATGCTGTCTGGGGATGCTGTCTCAGATGTGATGACCATTAACGACCTGGCGGCCTATAAGCGTTTCCGCAGTGCGATTGCCGATAAAAAGCATATCACCTTATTAGGCGGTGGTTTGATTGCGGTGGAAATGGCGGAAGATTTGATCAGCCAAGACTACCAAGTCACTTTGTTGGTAAGAGGCGATACTTTGATGAGAAACTTACTGCCTTCCCAGCTATCAACGAAACTGGCGGAGGCCTTGATCAATAAACAAATCGAGATTGTTTACGAAGCACAACTGGAAGCGATCGATCATGACGGCGATGCCTATGCATTGAGCCTGGATGATGGTTCGAAACTGGCTACCGACTTGTTGGTGGCTGCGATTGGCTTGAAGCCGAATATCGATTTGGCCAAGAAAGCCGGTTTGGATGTTTCACGTGGCATCTTGGTGAACCATCAATTGCAAACCTCAAATGAAGACATTTATGCGATTGGTGATTGTATCGAAATCGATGGAGAGCTACAGGCATTCCTAGAGCCGATTCGTCGTGAAGCGGAGACCATCGCCAAGCATATTGCAGGTGATGCCTCAGCAGAGTTCAAGGTGGTGCCGCCATTGGTGAAAACCAAAACACCGTCACTTTCTATCATTACCTGTCCGCCACTTAAGAAAGATGCGCATGGTGACTGGTCTATCGTGTCCAATGACGAGACCAGTTCAGAAGTCAGTTATCTGGTAGAAGAGCAAGTGAAAGGGTTTGCGTTATCAGGAGATAAGGTGAATCAGGCTGCGAAGCTTTATAAAGCGCTAAGTGCATAA
- a CDS encoding ABC transporter ATP-binding protein translates to MTAHASNVWIAELSHSYKKQLPPVLTNINLNIPKGQLTAMIGRSGCGKSTLLQMIAGLLLPSDGVVRINGKTVVKPSAKWNMMFQKPSLYPWMSVRENAALGLVFAGTYKQKQDRVEELLDMVGLSEHKDKNVQELSGGQQQRVALARSLATEPEILLLDEPFSALDAFTRTALQTEVAQICHEQGITMIMVTHDIEEAIAMADKVVIMSHNPGEIVGDLDVPLTYPRDRSAADFIELKETLFNQFEQIDLAKQKEMAEVANQ, encoded by the coding sequence ATGACTGCACATGCATCAAACGTTTGGATAGCCGAGTTATCCCATAGTTACAAAAAACAATTACCACCAGTGTTAACCAATATTAACCTGAATATCCCAAAAGGCCAGCTAACTGCAATGATCGGCCGAAGCGGTTGCGGTAAATCAACTTTGCTGCAAATGATTGCCGGGCTTCTTCTTCCATCAGATGGTGTAGTACGCATCAACGGTAAAACCGTTGTTAAACCCAGTGCGAAATGGAACATGATGTTTCAAAAACCATCGCTTTATCCTTGGATGAGCGTCCGTGAAAACGCAGCGTTAGGATTGGTGTTCGCTGGCACTTACAAACAAAAACAAGATCGAGTAGAAGAGTTGTTAGACATGGTGGGCTTATCCGAACACAAAGACAAGAACGTACAGGAGCTTTCCGGTGGTCAGCAACAACGTGTTGCCTTAGCTCGCTCTTTAGCGACTGAACCGGAAATCCTATTGTTGGACGAACCATTTTCGGCATTAGACGCTTTTACCCGTACCGCACTACAAACCGAAGTAGCTCAAATTTGTCATGAGCAAGGCATTACGATGATTATGGTTACCCATGACATTGAGGAAGCCATCGCCATGGCCGACAAAGTTGTCATCATGAGTCATAACCCAGGGGAAATCGTCGGAGATCTAGATGTTCCCCTTACTTATCCGAGAGACCGCAGCGCAGCGGATTTTATTGAGTTGAAAGAAACCCTATTCAACCAATTCGAGCAAATCGACTTAGCCAAACAAAAAGAAATGGCTGAAGTCGCGAACCAATAA